One window of Triticum dicoccoides isolate Atlit2015 ecotype Zavitan chromosome 5A, WEW_v2.0, whole genome shotgun sequence genomic DNA carries:
- the LOC119296986 gene encoding proline-rich receptor-like protein kinase PERK2, giving the protein MASSGYLRAASGATRSRQTLLLRQRPAAPATSATPSALVASSATRHASTVPNPPPGAEPLPEDAPRQTPPRLGEPDPVGPPTPTPKEKITGTPPSEEDDGGLPGGMPDTTPPPDVPLPPASPDGSTV; this is encoded by the coding sequence ATGGCCTCCTCCGGCTACCTCAGAGCGGCCAGCGGCGCCACTCGCAGCCGCCAGACGCTCCTCCTCCGGCAGCGCCCCGCTGCTCCGGCCACAAGCGCGACACCGAGCGCGCTCGTCGCTTCCTCAGCGACGCGGCACGCGTCGACAGTCCCCAACCCGCCGCCCGGGGCGGAACCTTTGCCAGAGGACGCGCCGCGGCAGACACCGCCGAGGCTCGGGGAGCCGGACCCCGTGGGACCTCCCACGCCGACGCCCAAGGAGAAGATAACCGGCACACCGCCGTCGGAGGAGGATGACGGTGGGCTACCCGGCGGAATGCCGGACACGACCCCGCCACCGGACGTGCCGTTACCCCCTGCCTCGCCCGATGGTAGCACCGTCTAG